In Streptomyces nodosus, one DNA window encodes the following:
- a CDS encoding exonuclease SbcCD subunit D, translating to MRILHTSDWHLGRSFHRVNMLGAQSAFIDHLVAVVRERGVQAVVVSGDVYDRAVPALAAVELFDDALHRLADLGVPTVMISGNHDSARRLGVGAGLIGRAGIHLRTAPTACGTPVVLTDAHGEVAFYGLPYLEPALVKDEFGVEKAGHEAVLAAAMDRVRADLAGRPPGTRSVVLAHAFVTGGRPSDSERDITVGGVASVPAGVFDGADYVALGHLHGSQTLTERVRYSGSPLPYSFSEAAHRKSMWLLDLGGDGSVTAERVDCPVPRPLARIRGRLEELLVDPALMRHEEAWVEATLTDPVRPAEPMARLTERFPHTLSLVFDPERAPEASGMSYARRLAGRSDRQIAEDFVAHVRGTGPDDRERTVLQDAFDAVRADEAVREVAR from the coding sequence TTGAGAATTCTGCACACCTCCGATTGGCATCTGGGCCGGTCGTTCCACCGGGTGAACATGCTCGGCGCCCAGTCCGCGTTCATCGACCACCTGGTGGCGGTCGTGCGGGAGCGCGGCGTGCAGGCGGTGGTCGTGTCGGGCGATGTGTACGACCGGGCGGTGCCCGCGCTGGCCGCGGTGGAGCTGTTCGACGACGCCCTGCACCGCCTCGCCGACCTGGGCGTCCCCACGGTGATGATCTCCGGCAACCATGACTCGGCGCGCCGCCTGGGGGTGGGCGCGGGGCTCATCGGCCGCGCCGGCATCCATCTGCGCACCGCACCCACGGCCTGCGGGACCCCGGTCGTGCTGACCGACGCCCACGGCGAGGTGGCCTTCTACGGTCTGCCCTATCTCGAACCGGCCCTCGTCAAGGACGAGTTCGGGGTGGAGAAGGCGGGCCATGAGGCGGTGCTCGCGGCCGCCATGGACCGGGTCCGCGCCGATCTCGCCGGCCGTCCGCCGGGCACCCGCTCCGTGGTGCTCGCCCATGCGTTCGTCACCGGGGGTCGTCCCAGCGACAGCGAACGGGACATCACGGTAGGCGGGGTCGCCTCCGTGCCCGCCGGTGTCTTCGACGGGGCGGACTATGTGGCGCTGGGCCATCTGCACGGCAGCCAGACCCTCACCGAGCGCGTGCGGTACTCCGGTTCTCCGCTGCCGTACTCCTTCTCTGAGGCGGCCCACCGCAAGAGCATGTGGCTCCTCGACCTGGGCGGCGACGGCTCGGTCACCGCGGAACGCGTCGACTGCCCGGTGCCCCGGCCCCTCGCCCGCATCCGGGGGCGGCTGGAGGAACTGCTCGTGGACCCCGCGCTGATGCGGCACGAGGAGGCATGGGTGGAGGCCACCCTCACCGACCCAGTGCGCCCGGCCGAACCCATGGCCCGGCTCACCGAACGCTTCCCGCACACCCTCAGCCTCGTCTTCGACCCCGAGCGCGCCCCGGAGGCGTCCGGCATGTCCTATGCGCGGCGGCTGGCGGGCCGCTCCGACCGGCAGATCGCGGAGGACTTCGTGGCCCATGTGCGCGGCACGGGACCCGACGACCGGGAACGGACCGTGCTCCAGGACGCCTTCGACGCCGTACGCGCCGACGAGGCGGTCCGGGAGGTCGCCCGGTGA
- a CDS encoding AAA family ATPase yields MRLHQLDITAFGPFGDTQQVDFDELSAAGLFLLHGPTGAGKTSVLDAVCYALYGAVPGARQSGQGQSLRSDHAAPRIRTEVRLRLSVAGRRLEITRQPPWQRPKKNGRPGTTVDKAQSFLREYDGATGSWKDLSRSHQEIGEEITQLLGMSREQFCQVVLLPQGDFARFLRADAEARGKLLGRLFDTQRFAEAEKRLAERRRATEAQVREGDAELLADAHRMQQAAGDGPPPLPELAPGDPGLAESVLTWAAVARSTARERLTVAHCARTAAGSARTTAERRLDEVRERARLQRRFTEARERAALLQERAGAHREAQARMERARKAETVAPALELRASAEAEHRSAATAEARARTRLPEACADAGAAGLAVAARRAAEELGGLKSARRAERRLAELTAERTGLDREERADDAVRRDAEDWLAAWEETRADLQGRIDAAQQDAGRAEQFAARREPAHQRLEAAHRRDDLARDTEAARERALASRDRATTAREHWLDLKEQRLKGIAAELAAGLADGEPCAVCGAVEHPAPARKVAGHVDRETEERALATHREAEQEHTEDERTLGRLREALAAATAAAGDTPTGQLAEEAQELDRLHRAAREGAGRLHAAQEELRAAEQERERRVAARQQAALRTAARVSGRDALDRERTAAEAELTRSLDGFPSVSERAAHLERRAALLTGAAEAARAAEDAAGRLKDADARLADAAFRAGFDTPEAVAAALLDDTAHRQLQRRLDAWQQEDAAVRAMLAEPDTAAAAQQPPADPEGAERAAGAAARRLQEAVSAHDAEARRCAELDRLSARATASARRLAPLREEHDRVARMASLTAGTSADNDRRMRLESYVLAARLEQVAAAATVRLQRMSAGRYTLVHSDDRSGRGRSGLGLHVVDAWTGRERDTATLSGGETFFASLALALGLADVVTDEAGGVRLDTLFIDEGFGSLDDQTLDEVLDVLDSLRERDRSVGIVSHVADLRRRVHAQVEVVKGRTGSLVRQRGAG; encoded by the coding sequence ATGAGGCTGCACCAACTCGACATCACCGCCTTCGGCCCCTTCGGCGACACCCAGCAGGTCGACTTCGACGAACTGTCCGCCGCCGGGCTGTTCCTGCTGCACGGGCCGACGGGAGCCGGCAAGACATCCGTCCTGGACGCCGTGTGCTACGCGCTGTACGGGGCCGTGCCCGGCGCCCGGCAGAGCGGTCAGGGCCAGAGCCTGCGCAGCGACCACGCCGCACCCCGGATCCGCACCGAGGTCCGGCTCCGGCTCAGCGTCGCCGGACGCCGCCTTGAGATCACCCGGCAGCCGCCGTGGCAGCGCCCCAAGAAGAACGGGCGGCCGGGCACCACCGTCGACAAGGCACAGAGCTTCCTGCGCGAGTACGACGGCGCGACCGGCAGCTGGAAGGACCTCAGCCGCTCGCACCAGGAGATCGGCGAGGAGATCACCCAGCTGCTCGGCATGAGCCGTGAGCAGTTCTGCCAGGTGGTACTGCTGCCGCAGGGCGACTTCGCCCGCTTTCTGCGCGCCGACGCCGAGGCCCGCGGCAAGCTGCTGGGCCGGCTCTTCGACACCCAGCGCTTCGCCGAGGCCGAGAAGCGCCTCGCCGAGCGGCGCCGGGCCACCGAGGCCCAGGTGCGCGAGGGGGACGCCGAGTTGCTGGCCGACGCCCACCGGATGCAGCAGGCGGCCGGGGACGGGCCGCCGCCCCTGCCGGAGCTCGCCCCCGGCGACCCCGGGCTCGCCGAGTCCGTGCTGACCTGGGCGGCCGTCGCCCGCAGCACGGCCCGAGAACGGCTCACCGTCGCGCACTGTGCGCGCACCGCCGCCGGGTCGGCACGCACCACCGCCGAGCGCCGGCTCGACGAGGTACGCGAACGGGCCCGGCTCCAGCGCAGGTTCACCGAGGCCCGGGAGCGGGCGGCGTTGCTCCAGGAGCGGGCCGGGGCCCACCGGGAGGCGCAGGCGCGGATGGAGCGCGCCCGCAAGGCCGAGACCGTCGCGCCCGCCCTCGAACTGCGCGCGTCCGCCGAGGCCGAGCACCGGAGCGCCGCCACCGCCGAGGCCCGCGCGCGGACCCGGCTTCCGGAGGCCTGCGCGGACGCCGGGGCCGCCGGGCTGGCGGTCGCCGCGCGCCGGGCCGCCGAGGAGCTCGGCGGCCTGAAGTCGGCCCGCCGCGCCGAGCGGCGACTGGCCGAACTCACCGCGGAGCGGACCGGCCTGGACCGCGAGGAGCGTGCCGACGACGCGGTCCGCCGGGACGCCGAGGACTGGCTCGCCGCCTGGGAGGAGACCCGGGCGGACCTCCAGGGCCGGATCGACGCCGCGCAGCAGGACGCCGGCCGGGCCGAGCAGTTCGCGGCCCGGCGCGAGCCCGCGCACCAGCGGCTGGAGGCGGCGCACCGGCGCGACGACCTCGCCCGGGACACCGAGGCCGCCCGGGAGCGCGCCCTCGCCTCCCGGGACCGTGCGACGACCGCCCGGGAACACTGGCTGGACCTCAAGGAACAACGCCTGAAGGGCATCGCCGCGGAGCTCGCCGCCGGGCTCGCCGACGGGGAACCCTGCGCCGTCTGCGGCGCCGTCGAACACCCCGCGCCCGCACGCAAGGTCGCCGGGCACGTCGACCGGGAGACCGAGGAACGGGCGCTGGCCACCCATCGGGAGGCCGAACAGGAGCACACCGAGGACGAACGGACGCTCGGCCGGCTGCGCGAGGCACTGGCCGCCGCCACCGCCGCGGCGGGTGACACCCCGACCGGGCAACTGGCCGAGGAAGCCCAGGAGCTGGACCGTCTCCACCGCGCGGCACGGGAGGGCGCCGGACGACTGCACGCCGCACAGGAGGAGCTGAGAGCGGCCGAGCAGGAGCGGGAGCGGCGGGTCGCGGCCCGGCAGCAGGCGGCCCTGCGCACGGCGGCCCGGGTCTCAGGACGGGACGCTCTGGACCGCGAACGCACGGCCGCCGAAGCGGAGTTGACCCGCTCCCTGGACGGCTTCCCGAGCGTCTCCGAGCGCGCGGCGCACCTGGAGCGGCGGGCCGCGCTGCTCACCGGGGCCGCCGAGGCCGCACGCGCCGCCGAGGACGCCGCCGGGCGGCTCAAGGACGCCGACGCACGCCTCGCCGACGCCGCCTTCCGCGCCGGGTTCGACACCCCGGAGGCCGTGGCCGCCGCCCTTCTGGACGACACGGCCCACCGGCAGCTGCAACGGCGACTTGACGCCTGGCAGCAGGAGGACGCCGCGGTGCGTGCGATGCTCGCCGAACCCGACACGGCCGCCGCCGCGCAGCAGCCGCCCGCCGACCCCGAAGGAGCGGAACGGGCCGCCGGGGCCGCCGCCCGCCGCCTCCAGGAGGCGGTCTCCGCCCACGACGCGGAGGCCCGCCGCTGCGCCGAGCTCGACCGGCTCTCCGCGCGCGCCACCGCCTCCGCACGGCGGCTGGCACCGCTGCGCGAGGAACACGACCGGGTGGCCCGGATGGCGTCACTCACGGCGGGCACCTCCGCCGACAACGACCGCCGGATGCGTCTGGAGTCGTATGTGCTGGCCGCCCGGCTGGAGCAGGTGGCGGCGGCCGCGACCGTACGACTGCAGCGGATGTCCGCGGGCCGCTACACCCTGGTCCACTCCGACGACCGATCCGGACGTGGCCGCAGCGGCCTGGGGCTGCATGTCGTCGACGCCTGGACCGGGCGCGAGCGGGACACCGCGACCCTCTCCGGCGGGGAGACCTTCTTCGCCTCCCTGGCGCTCGCCCTCGGCCTCGCCGATGTCGTCACCGACGAGGCGGGCGGGGTCCGTCTGGACACCCTCTTCATCGACGAGGGCTTCGGCAGCCTCGACGACCAGACCCTCGACGAGGTCCTCGATGTGCTCGACTCGCTGCGGGAACGGGACCGCAGCGTGGGCATCGTCAGCCATGTCGCCGACCTGCGACGGCGCGTCCACGCCCAGGTGGAGGTCGTGAAGGGCAGAACGGGGTCGCTGGTACGGCAGCGGGGAGCGGGCTGA
- a CDS encoding SDR family NAD(P)-dependent oxidoreductase has product MTGARSRVALVTGAGSGIGAATARLLAARGMRVVVNYLRSRAAAEEVVAGIEAAGGQAMAVQADVREAAAVESMIEQVRAAWGGIDVLVHNALTPYAIKPFQDMTWEELGGKLDDEMRAAFAVTKAVLPAMSEQGWGRVIYLGTGLSRRPREGMIALGTAKAALAQFARYLAQELGPRGITVNVVEPGPVEDTRMAHVLDEELKQRQVAATPLGRLAHPGDVAQAVAFYAGEANAFMTGTTAAVNGGMSMY; this is encoded by the coding sequence GTGACTGGGGCAAGGAGCAGGGTGGCGCTGGTGACAGGGGCCGGCAGCGGAATCGGTGCGGCCACCGCGCGCCTTCTGGCCGCCCGGGGGATGCGCGTGGTGGTCAACTACCTCCGCAGCCGCGCGGCGGCCGAGGAGGTCGTGGCCGGCATCGAGGCCGCAGGCGGCCAGGCCATGGCCGTGCAGGCCGATGTGCGCGAGGCAGCGGCGGTCGAGAGCATGATCGAGCAGGTCCGGGCGGCATGGGGCGGCATCGACGTGCTCGTGCACAACGCGCTCACCCCCTATGCGATCAAGCCGTTCCAGGACATGACATGGGAGGAACTGGGCGGCAAGCTCGACGACGAGATGCGTGCGGCGTTCGCGGTCACCAAGGCCGTCCTGCCCGCCATGTCCGAACAGGGCTGGGGACGCGTCATCTATCTCGGCACCGGCCTCAGCCGCCGTCCCCGGGAGGGCATGATCGCACTGGGCACCGCCAAGGCCGCACTGGCGCAGTTCGCCCGGTACCTCGCCCAGGAACTGGGCCCGCGGGGCATCACGGTCAACGTCGTCGAGCCCGGTCCGGTGGAGGACACCCGCATGGCGCATGTGCTCGACGAAGAACTCAAGCAACGGCAAGTGGCCGCCACCCCTTTGGGCCGCCTGGCACACCCGGGCGACGTCGCCCAGGCGGTCGCCTTCTACGCCGGCGAGGCCAACGCTTTCATGACCGGTACCACGGCCGCGGTCAACGGTGGGATGTCCATGTACTGA
- a CDS encoding SixA phosphatase family protein — protein MSAGAGPLHRLVVLRHAKSAWPPGVPDHERPLAPRGRRDAPAAGRALADNDCLPDLALCSTAVRTRRTWELASAQWGTPPPVRLEPRLYAADGSELLQVVREVPTPVRTLLLIGHDPGLPELILGLAGDGLDDTLDRVRVKFPTSAIAVLAWHGATWDSLAPGAALLTDVIVPRGRKT, from the coding sequence ATGAGCGCCGGTGCGGGCCCGCTGCACCGACTGGTGGTGCTGCGGCACGCCAAGTCCGCCTGGCCTCCCGGTGTCCCCGACCATGAACGGCCGCTCGCGCCCCGGGGCCGCCGGGACGCCCCGGCCGCGGGGCGCGCCCTCGCCGACAACGACTGTCTGCCGGACCTCGCCCTGTGCTCGACCGCCGTCCGCACCCGCCGGACCTGGGAGCTGGCCTCGGCCCAGTGGGGCACCCCGCCACCGGTGCGCCTCGAACCCCGGCTGTATGCGGCCGATGGCTCCGAGCTGCTCCAGGTCGTCCGCGAAGTGCCCACCCCGGTACGGACCTTGCTGCTGATCGGCCATGATCCGGGCCTGCCGGAGCTGATCCTCGGCCTTGCCGGGGACGGGCTCGACGACACCCTGGACCGCGTCCGGGTCAAGTTCCCCACCTCGGCGATCGCCGTCCTCGCCTGGCACGGCGCCACCTGGGACTCCCTCGCCCCTGGCGCGGCGCTGCTGACGGACGTCATCGTGCCGAGGGGCCGGAAGACCTAG
- a CDS encoding ABC transporter substrate-binding protein translates to MYTLDLAYVGRGLHEELVAYIADQHGYYADEGVHVALHDGCSWNEERLRNGATIGLGRALLSRLADGIPWVALHVNTHRPLFWFLARPGLTSLADLAGRRLAVHAPRTAPGCFARIVLRRVGLDPDRDIHTVVRPPGDYGMDLRRLHEGRIDAALVGSTVAPEAIAAERGWQVLAWVGDHFQIPTVGMAVDPTRVHPDDPAVQAAVRAHRRALQVIHDEPDTTVRHIQTFLGRHTADEARVHYETFIAPHFTTTGQADLTVGATAITAVAAELGVPAGLTAAEFCLTVSR, encoded by the coding sequence ATGTACACGCTCGATCTCGCCTACGTCGGGCGGGGCCTGCACGAGGAACTGGTCGCCTACATCGCCGACCAGCACGGCTACTACGCCGACGAGGGCGTCCACGTCGCGCTGCACGACGGCTGCTCCTGGAACGAGGAGCGGCTGCGCAACGGCGCCACCATCGGGCTCGGCCGGGCACTGCTGTCCCGACTGGCCGACGGCATCCCCTGGGTCGCACTCCATGTCAACACCCACCGCCCGCTGTTCTGGTTCCTCGCCCGCCCCGGCCTGACCTCCCTGGCCGACCTGGCCGGCCGACGGCTGGCGGTCCACGCCCCCCGCACCGCACCCGGGTGCTTCGCCCGGATCGTGCTGCGCCGGGTCGGCCTCGACCCCGACCGCGACATCCACACCGTGGTCCGCCCGCCCGGCGACTACGGCATGGACCTGCGCCGACTGCACGAGGGCAGGATCGACGCCGCCCTGGTCGGCAGCACCGTGGCACCGGAGGCGATAGCCGCCGAGCGCGGCTGGCAGGTGCTGGCCTGGGTCGGCGACCACTTCCAGATCCCCACCGTGGGCATGGCCGTCGACCCCACCCGCGTCCACCCGGACGACCCCGCGGTCCAGGCCGCCGTACGAGCCCACCGGCGGGCCCTGCAAGTGATCCACGACGAACCCGACACCACGGTGCGGCACATCCAGACGTTCCTCGGCCGACACACCGCAGACGAAGCCCGAGTCCACTACGAGACGTTCATCGCACCGCATTTCACCACCACCGGCCAAGCCGACCTCACCGTCGGCGCCACCGCGATCACTGCGG
- a CDS encoding Acg family FMN-binding oxidoreductase — translation MIAPPLDTTAVTALVGDATAAPSQHNVQPWRFRFLRESGVLQLRADLDRALPQTDPDRRNLYLGCGAALFNLRVAAAAAGREAAVRLLPDPADPALLAEVDLTGTVEADDDLALLHPAIGRRHTSRLPFSEEEIPDALRDGLCGAARREDAHLAFPDAWHVRSVLDLVQDAEGREARDPGVRGETARWARTEPAGGTPASDGIPAEAFGPGRWGADSPVRDFAAGRSVPGRGWAPFEKNPHIALLGTAEDRRVDWLRAGQALERVLLQATADGLVTSLTSQALEWPELRWAVRDPTSAMGHVQMVIRLGYGPEGHPTPRRPVSEVLEIA, via the coding sequence GTGATCGCACCGCCCCTGGACACCACCGCCGTCACCGCCCTGGTCGGGGACGCCACCGCGGCTCCGTCGCAGCACAACGTCCAGCCCTGGAGATTCCGCTTCCTGCGCGAGAGCGGCGTGCTGCAGCTCCGCGCCGACCTCGACCGGGCGCTCCCGCAGACCGATCCGGACCGACGGAATCTGTATCTGGGCTGCGGTGCCGCACTGTTCAATCTGCGGGTGGCCGCCGCCGCGGCGGGCCGGGAGGCCGCCGTCCGGCTGCTGCCCGACCCCGCCGACCCCGCGCTGCTGGCCGAGGTGGATCTCACCGGGACCGTGGAAGCCGACGACGACCTCGCCCTTCTCCACCCGGCGATCGGCCGGCGCCACACCAGCCGTCTCCCCTTCTCGGAGGAGGAGATCCCGGACGCGCTCCGGGACGGCCTGTGCGGTGCGGCCCGCCGGGAAGACGCGCATCTGGCCTTCCCCGACGCCTGGCATGTGCGCTCTGTGCTGGATCTTGTGCAGGACGCGGAGGGCCGCGAGGCACGGGACCCGGGCGTGCGTGGCGAGACGGCGCGCTGGGCCCGTACCGAGCCCGCCGGCGGGACCCCGGCCTCCGACGGGATCCCCGCGGAGGCGTTCGGCCCCGGCCGGTGGGGGGCCGACTCCCCCGTGCGGGACTTCGCCGCCGGCCGCTCGGTGCCCGGACGCGGCTGGGCCCCGTTCGAGAAGAACCCCCATATCGCTCTGCTCGGCACGGCCGAGGACCGGCGGGTGGACTGGCTCCGGGCGGGCCAGGCGCTGGAGCGGGTGCTCCTCCAGGCCACCGCGGACGGCCTCGTCACCTCCCTGACCTCACAGGCCCTCGAATGGCCCGAACTCCGCTGGGCGGTACGTGACCCGACGTCGGCCATGGGCCATGTGCAGATGGTCATCCGCCTGGGCTACGGACCCGAGGGCCACCCGACGCCGCGTCGACCCGTGTCCGAGGTCCTCGAGATCGCCTAG
- a CDS encoding chitosanase, which translates to MKRAGCLLFAALPVLATAAVYVFTVARSDDSGTERPTSVSRASGEEAKARAERAADDKAIAHLPPGLAAPAQKELAQQIVASSENSTLDWRSTYGTVEDSGDGDGYTAGIIGFCTGTHDLLVLVERYTKDHPDNGLARYLPALRTVDGTDSHEGLDPGFPAAWKAEAEVPAFREAQEEERDRVYFDPAVRLAKLDGLGTLGQFIYYDAMVHHGPDTGPNGFYGLRERALKEADTPSGGGDEKTYLDIFLDIRREAMVTKKADRDTTRIDTAQRQWLYDGNLKLATPLVWKVSGETYRVP; encoded by the coding sequence ATGAAACGAGCCGGTTGCCTCCTGTTCGCGGCCCTTCCCGTCCTCGCCACGGCGGCGGTCTATGTCTTCACCGTCGCCCGGTCGGACGATTCGGGGACCGAACGGCCCACCTCCGTCTCCCGGGCGTCCGGTGAGGAAGCCAAGGCGCGCGCCGAGCGGGCCGCGGACGACAAGGCGATCGCCCACCTGCCGCCGGGCCTCGCCGCCCCCGCCCAGAAGGAGTTGGCGCAACAGATCGTGGCCAGCTCCGAGAACTCCACCCTCGACTGGCGCAGCACCTACGGCACCGTCGAGGACTCCGGCGACGGCGACGGCTACACCGCGGGCATCATCGGCTTCTGCACCGGCACCCACGATCTGCTCGTCCTGGTCGAGCGGTACACCAAGGACCACCCCGACAACGGTCTGGCCCGCTATCTGCCCGCGCTGCGCACCGTGGACGGCACCGACTCGCACGAGGGTCTGGACCCCGGTTTCCCGGCGGCATGGAAGGCCGAGGCGGAGGTCCCGGCGTTCCGCGAGGCGCAGGAGGAGGAGCGCGACCGCGTCTACTTCGACCCGGCGGTCCGTCTCGCCAAGCTCGACGGCCTCGGCACCCTCGGCCAGTTCATCTACTACGACGCGATGGTCCACCACGGCCCCGACACCGGTCCGAACGGCTTCTACGGGCTGCGCGAACGCGCCCTGAAGGAGGCGGACACCCCGTCCGGGGGCGGCGACGAGAAGACCTATCTGGACATATTCCTCGACATCCGGCGCGAGGCGATGGTGACGAAGAAGGCGGACCGGGACACGACCCGCATCGACACGGCCCAGCGGCAGTGGCTGTACGACGGCAATCTGAAACTCGCGACGCCCCTGGTGTGGAAGGTCTCCGGCGAGACGTACCGAGTGCCGTAG
- a CDS encoding YigZ family protein, protein MQDEYRTVARAGVHETEINRSRFLCALAPAATEQEAQDFVAAVRKEYADATHNCYAYVIGADAAIQKASDDGEPGGTAGVPMLQMLMRRDMRYVVAVVTRYYGGVKLGAGGLIRAYGGAVGEALDTLGTLTRRRFRLATVTVDHQRAGKVQNDLRSTGREVRDVRYDEAVTIEIGLPDADVEAFRAWLADATAGTAGFELGGEAYGDA, encoded by the coding sequence ATGCAGGACGAGTACCGCACAGTCGCCCGCGCGGGCGTGCATGAGACCGAGATCAACCGTTCGCGTTTTCTGTGCGCCCTCGCCCCGGCCGCCACCGAGCAGGAGGCCCAGGACTTCGTCGCCGCGGTCCGCAAGGAGTACGCCGACGCCACCCACAACTGCTACGCGTATGTCATCGGCGCGGACGCCGCGATCCAGAAGGCGAGCGACGACGGCGAACCGGGCGGCACCGCGGGTGTCCCCATGCTCCAGATGCTGATGCGCCGCGACATGCGGTACGTCGTCGCCGTCGTCACCCGCTACTACGGCGGGGTCAAGCTGGGGGCGGGCGGGCTGATCAGGGCGTACGGGGGAGCGGTGGGCGAGGCCCTGGACACGCTCGGCACGCTCACCCGCCGCCGCTTCCGGCTCGCCACGGTGACGGTCGACCACCAGCGCGCGGGCAAGGTGCAGAACGATCTGCGCTCGACCGGCCGCGAGGTGCGGGACGTCCGCTACGACGAGGCCGTCACCATCGAGATCGGGTTGCCGGACGCCGACGTGGAGGCCTTCCGGGCATGGCTCGCAGACGCCACCGCGGGCACGGCCGGATTCGAACTGGGCGGAGAGGCGTACGGGGACGCCTGA
- a CDS encoding nicotinate phosphoribosyltransferase, which produces MSDVTTTDLYEVTMALTYLREGMRAPATFSLFVRDLPPGRGFLVAAGLEPALDLLAGYRVTDEDVRDFAAALHRPPEDLEPLRGLTFDGEVRAVPEGHVVLAGEPLLEVTAPLPQAQLVETCLLNQLCHQTAVASKAARCVLAAAGHPVVDFALRRSHGPWAGWQAARVGALVGFAATSNVAAAGLLGIPASGTMAHSYVEAFPGEEEAFRAFARAHPGPVTFLVDTYDTERGVLTAARVLREIGRGPGCAIRLDSGDLGKLARRARSLLDAAGLPDVRIVASGGLDEYAVSGLVRGGAPIDVYAVGTKVGVAADAPALDAAYKLVEYDGRPVMKLSSAKMTTPGRKQVFRRPGRPDVIALRGEDPPGSAQRLLRTVMRDGRRTGPHDRWEYARARCAHDVAALPAGARRIDRPEPWLPVLSRALDDLTSRVRGELEWQFRPEHLGVTGPGGPDDLF; this is translated from the coding sequence ATGTCCGATGTCACCACCACGGATCTGTATGAAGTGACCATGGCCCTGACGTATCTGCGGGAGGGCATGCGGGCCCCGGCCACCTTCAGTCTCTTCGTCCGTGATCTGCCGCCCGGCCGGGGTTTCCTGGTCGCCGCGGGACTGGAACCGGCCCTGGACCTGCTGGCCGGCTACCGGGTGACGGACGAGGACGTCCGGGACTTCGCGGCGGCTCTGCACCGGCCCCCCGAGGACCTGGAGCCATTGCGGGGGCTGACCTTCGACGGCGAGGTGCGCGCCGTCCCGGAGGGCCATGTGGTCCTCGCCGGTGAGCCGCTGCTGGAGGTGACCGCTCCGCTGCCGCAGGCCCAGCTCGTGGAGACCTGTCTGCTCAACCAGCTGTGCCACCAGACGGCGGTGGCGTCCAAGGCGGCCCGCTGTGTCCTGGCGGCGGCCGGACATCCCGTGGTGGACTTCGCGCTGCGCCGCAGCCACGGCCCCTGGGCGGGGTGGCAGGCGGCGCGGGTCGGGGCGCTGGTGGGCTTCGCGGCCACCAGCAATGTGGCCGCGGCGGGGCTGCTGGGCATCCCGGCCTCGGGCACCATGGCCCACTCCTATGTGGAGGCGTTCCCCGGTGAGGAGGAGGCGTTCCGTGCCTTCGCGCGCGCCCATCCCGGGCCGGTCACCTTCCTCGTCGACACCTACGACACCGAGCGAGGGGTCCTGACCGCCGCGCGTGTGCTGCGCGAGATCGGGCGGGGGCCGGGCTGTGCCATCCGTCTGGACAGCGGCGATCTGGGGAAGCTGGCGCGGCGGGCGCGGTCCCTGCTGGACGCGGCCGGCCTGCCCGACGTACGCATCGTCGCGAGCGGCGGGCTCGACGAGTACGCCGTGTCGGGGCTGGTCCGCGGCGGGGCCCCGATCGATGTGTACGCCGTGGGGACGAAGGTGGGCGTCGCCGCGGACGCGCCCGCTCTGGACGCGGCGTACAAACTCGTGGAGTACGACGGCCGCCCGGTCATGAAGCTGTCGTCGGCGAAGATGACGACCCCGGGCCGCAAACAGGTCTTCCGCCGGCCGGGCCGGCCCGATGTCATCGCCCTGCGCGGGGAGGACCCGCCGGGATCGGCGCAGCGGCTGCTGCGCACGGTCATGCGGGACGGCCGGCGCACCGGTCCGCACGACCGCTGGGAGTACGCGCGGGCACGCTGCGCCCATGACGTCGCCGCTCTTCCCGCGGGCGCCCGCAGAATCGACCGCCCGGAGCCCTGGCTCCCGGTGCTGTCGCGGGCGCTGGACGATCTGACGTCGCGGGTGCGCGGGGAACTCGAATGGCAGTTCCGTCCGGAGCACCTCGGGGTGACGGGTCCCGGCGGGCCCGACGACCTCTTCTGA
- a CDS encoding Hsp20/alpha crystallin family protein, with protein sequence MATLTRRQRFPFPEIPEWFESFPARFTMPTMGDLSAVRIEDYTEGDRYVMRAELSGVSPEDIDVVISEGMLTIRAERTERDVEKNRSEIRYGSLSRSVTLPPGANEDDVRADCTNGMLTVSVGLGRGKEEAKHIEVKHGT encoded by the coding sequence ATGGCCACACTCACACGCAGGCAGAGGTTTCCGTTCCCGGAGATTCCCGAGTGGTTCGAGTCCTTCCCCGCACGCTTCACGATGCCCACGATGGGCGACCTGTCCGCGGTGCGGATCGAGGACTACACCGAGGGTGACCGGTACGTCATGCGGGCGGAGCTCTCCGGTGTCTCGCCCGAGGACATCGACGTCGTCATCAGCGAAGGCATGCTGACCATCAGGGCCGAGCGCACCGAACGCGACGTGGAGAAGAACCGGAGCGAGATCCGCTACGGCTCCCTGAGCCGCAGCGTGACCCTGCCGCCCGGAGCCAACGAGGACGATGTCCGGGCCGACTGCACCAACGGCATGCTCACCGTCAGCGTGGGCCTCGGACGGGGGAAGGAAGAGGCCAAGCACATCGAGGTCAAGCACGGCACCTGA